From Kineosporia succinea, the proteins below share one genomic window:
- a CDS encoding thymidine phosphorylase, which yields MTEPFAAVDVIAAKRDRNRLSDAQIDWVVDAYTRGVVADEQMSALLMAILLNGMQPEEISRWTAAMIASGERLDFGGLSRPTTDKHSTGGVGDKITLPLTPLVAALGAAVPQLSGRGLGHTGGTLDKLESIPGWRARLSNAEMARQLEDVGGVICAAGEGLAPADRKMYALRDVTGTVEAVPLIASSIMSKKIAEGTGALVLDVKVGSGAFMKSEEQARVLAQTMVRLGTDAGVNTVALLTDMSTPLGLTAGNALEVRESLEVLAGGGPPDVVELTIALAREMLETAGISADPEAALKDGRAMDSWKKMIAAQGGDPDAPLPVAQHTHQVLAPADGVLVSLDAMAVGVSAWRLGAGRSRKEDPVQAGAGVEMHAKPGAEVSAGQPLFTLHTDTPERFEQAVEALEGGYVIAPVGSRPEPRPLIIDRITA from the coding sequence ATGACCGAACCCTTCGCCGCCGTCGACGTCATCGCGGCCAAGCGAGACCGCAACCGCCTGAGTGACGCGCAGATCGACTGGGTGGTCGACGCGTACACCCGCGGCGTCGTGGCCGACGAGCAGATGTCCGCGCTGCTCATGGCCATCCTGCTCAACGGCATGCAGCCGGAGGAGATCTCTCGCTGGACCGCCGCGATGATCGCGTCCGGCGAGCGCCTGGACTTCGGCGGCCTGTCCCGCCCGACCACCGACAAGCACTCCACCGGCGGCGTGGGCGACAAGATCACCCTGCCCCTGACCCCGCTGGTCGCCGCGCTCGGGGCGGCCGTGCCCCAGCTGTCCGGCCGCGGTCTCGGCCACACCGGGGGCACGCTCGACAAGCTGGAGTCGATCCCCGGCTGGCGCGCGCGGCTCAGCAACGCCGAGATGGCCCGCCAGCTCGAGGACGTCGGCGGCGTCATCTGCGCCGCCGGTGAGGGCCTGGCCCCGGCCGACCGCAAGATGTACGCCCTGCGCGACGTCACCGGCACGGTCGAGGCGGTGCCGCTGATCGCGTCGTCGATCATGAGCAAGAAGATCGCCGAGGGCACCGGGGCGCTGGTGCTCGACGTGAAGGTCGGCTCGGGCGCGTTCATGAAGAGCGAGGAGCAGGCCCGGGTTCTGGCGCAGACCATGGTGCGGCTCGGTACGGACGCCGGGGTGAACACCGTGGCGCTGCTGACCGACATGTCCACGCCCCTCGGGCTGACCGCCGGCAACGCGCTCGAGGTCCGCGAGTCGCTGGAGGTGCTGGCCGGCGGCGGACCCCCCGACGTGGTCGAGCTGACGATCGCCCTGGCTCGCGAGATGCTCGAGACCGCAGGTATTTCCGCCGATCCCGAGGCCGCCCTGAAGGACGGCCGGGCGATGGACTCGTGGAAGAAGATGATCGCCGCGCAGGGCGGTGACCCGGATGCCCCGCTGCCGGTCGCGCAGCACACGCACCAGGTGCTCGCGCCCGCCGACGGGGTGCTGGTGAGCCTCGACGCGATGGCGGTGGGGGTGAGCGCCTGGCGTCTGGGGGCCGGTCGCTCGCGCAAGGAAGACCCGGTGCAGGCCGGGGCCGGTGTCGAGATGCACGCCAAGCCGGGTGCCGAAGTCAGCGCCGGGCAACCGCTTTTCACGCTGCACACCGACACTCCCGAGCGGTTCGAGCAGGCGGTCGAGGCGCTCGAGGGTGGTTACGTGATCGCCCCCGTGGGCAGCCGGCCGGAGCCTCGTCCGCTGATCATCGATCGCATCACGGCCTGA
- a CDS encoding glycoside hydrolase family 65 protein yields MNRRAAFTVEPWCIRETELHLDDLGSTESVFALSNGHIGIRGNLDEGEPHGLPGTYLNSVYERRPLPHAEAGYGYPESGQTVINVTNGKLIRLLVDDEPFDLRYGHLDKHERVLDMRAGTLTREVEWRSPADQAVKVTSTRLVSFTHRSVMAIAYEVEPLHETARVVLQSELVANEQMPESGSVDPRVAAAMHNPLQALEHDCNGNRITLVHETRHSGRRVAAAAEHVIEVPEGVKVSTNWGVRPDWGRLTVTATLKPGQKLRLIKFVSYGWSSQRSLPALRDQVAAGLTGAIHTGWDDLRAEQRQYLDEFWARADVEVDGDEELQQAVRFALFHIIQAGARAEQRPVSAKGLTGPGYDGHCFWDTETFVLPVLIHTAPRAAADALRWRHSTLQKAKDRAATLGLKGASFPWRTINGDECSGYWPAGTAAFHINADIADAVIRYHGATEDDEFDREIGLPLLVETARLWQSFGQFDRDGWFRIDGVTGPDEYSAITDNNVYTNLMAQRNLRAAATAASSYTEEAAALEVTAEEISIWRQCADAMFIPFNEALGVHEQAENFTKHAVMDFESLTEEDYPLLLTMPYVQLYRKQVVKQADLVLAMQLRGDAFTPEQKAANFAYYEKLTVRDSSLSACTQSVMAAEVGHLGLAYDYTIENALTDLHDLHSNTTNGLHIAALAGTWMSLVAGFGGMRDTSGTLAFAPRLPDGLDRLAFTITHKGLRLRVETDGKQATYLLTDHERNPEDEMDILHHGDLVTLKLGDPVTLAVPPSPTRPKPSQPFGREPMQRG; encoded by the coding sequence ATGAATCGCCGAGCCGCCTTCACCGTCGAACCCTGGTGCATCCGGGAGACCGAGCTCCATCTGGACGACCTGGGATCCACCGAGTCCGTCTTCGCCCTCTCGAACGGGCACATCGGCATCCGCGGCAACCTGGACGAGGGGGAACCGCACGGCCTGCCGGGCACCTACCTGAACTCGGTCTACGAAAGAAGGCCGCTGCCGCACGCCGAGGCCGGTTACGGCTACCCGGAGTCCGGTCAGACGGTCATCAACGTGACCAACGGCAAGCTGATCCGGCTCCTCGTCGACGACGAGCCGTTCGACCTGCGCTACGGCCACCTCGACAAGCACGAGCGGGTGCTCGACATGCGCGCGGGCACCCTGACCCGCGAGGTCGAGTGGCGTTCGCCGGCCGACCAGGCGGTGAAGGTCACGAGCACCCGGCTGGTCTCGTTCACCCACCGCTCGGTGATGGCCATCGCCTACGAGGTCGAGCCGCTGCACGAGACCGCCCGCGTGGTGCTGCAGTCCGAGCTGGTGGCGAACGAGCAGATGCCCGAGAGCGGTTCGGTCGACCCGCGGGTGGCCGCAGCCATGCACAATCCGCTCCAGGCGCTCGAGCACGACTGCAACGGCAACCGCATCACGCTGGTGCACGAGACCCGGCACAGCGGCCGCCGGGTGGCCGCCGCGGCCGAGCACGTCATCGAGGTGCCCGAGGGCGTCAAGGTGTCCACCAACTGGGGCGTGCGCCCCGACTGGGGCCGCCTCACCGTCACCGCCACCCTCAAGCCGGGCCAGAAGCTGCGGCTGATCAAGTTCGTCAGCTACGGCTGGAGCTCGCAGCGTTCGCTCCCGGCCCTGCGTGACCAGGTGGCGGCCGGCCTGACCGGGGCCATCCACACCGGCTGGGACGACCTGCGGGCCGAGCAGCGGCAGTACCTGGACGAGTTCTGGGCGCGCGCCGACGTCGAGGTCGACGGTGACGAAGAGCTGCAGCAGGCCGTGCGTTTCGCGTTGTTCCACATCATCCAGGCGGGTGCCCGGGCGGAGCAGCGGCCGGTCTCGGCGAAGGGCCTGACCGGCCCGGGCTACGACGGCCACTGCTTCTGGGACACCGAGACCTTCGTGCTGCCGGTGCTCATCCACACCGCCCCGCGCGCGGCGGCCGACGCCCTGCGCTGGCGGCACAGCACCCTGCAGAAGGCGAAAGACCGCGCGGCCACGCTCGGCCTGAAGGGTGCCTCGTTCCCGTGGCGCACGATCAACGGTGACGAGTGCTCCGGCTACTGGCCGGCCGGCACGGCGGCGTTCCACATCAACGCCGACATCGCCGACGCCGTGATCCGCTACCACGGGGCCACGGAAGACGACGAGTTCGACCGGGAGATCGGCCTGCCCCTGCTGGTCGAGACCGCCCGGCTGTGGCAGTCGTTCGGCCAGTTCGACCGCGACGGCTGGTTCCGCATCGACGGGGTCACCGGGCCGGACGAGTACAGCGCGATCACCGACAACAACGTCTACACCAACCTCATGGCCCAGCGGAACCTCCGGGCCGCCGCCACCGCCGCCTCGAGCTACACCGAAGAGGCTGCGGCACTTGAGGTCACGGCGGAGGAGATCAGCATCTGGCGGCAGTGTGCCGACGCGATGTTCATCCCCTTCAACGAGGCGCTGGGCGTGCACGAGCAGGCCGAGAACTTCACCAAGCACGCGGTGATGGACTTCGAGTCGCTCACCGAGGAGGACTACCCCCTCCTGCTGACCATGCCGTACGTGCAGCTGTACCGGAAGCAGGTCGTCAAGCAGGCCGACCTGGTGCTGGCCATGCAGCTGCGCGGCGACGCCTTCACCCCGGAGCAGAAGGCGGCGAACTTCGCCTACTACGAGAAGCTCACGGTGCGGGACTCGTCGCTGTCGGCCTGCACGCAGTCGGTGATGGCGGCCGAGGTCGGGCACCTCGGCCTGGCGTACGACTACACCATCGAGAACGCCCTCACCGACCTGCACGACCTGCACAGCAACACGACGAACGGGCTGCACATCGCCGCACTGGCGGGCACCTGGATGTCACTGGTCGCCGGGTTCGGCGGAATGCGCGACACGTCGGGCACTCTCGCCTTCGCGCCGCGTCTGCCCGACGGGCTCGACCGGCTCGCCTTCACGATCACCCACAAGGGCCTGCGCCTGCGGGTGGAGACGGACGGCAAGCAGGCGACCTATCTGCTCACCGACCACGAGCGCAACCCGGAGGACGAGATGGACATCCTCCACCACGGCGACCTGGTCACGCTCAAGCTGGGCGATCCGGTCACCCTGGCGGTGCCGCCCAGCCCGACCCGCCCGAAGCCGTCCCAGCCGTTCGGCCGGGAGCCGATGCAGCGCGGGTAG
- a CDS encoding beta-phosphoglucomutase family hydrolase translates to MSDPQIARPRDVGLPEPVLACLFDLDGVITDTASVHASAWKEMFDSYLQERAERLGEEFVPFGIATDYVKYVDGKRRQDGTRSFLASRNITLPEGESDDSPETESINGLGTRKNNLVHAKIASEGVTVYEGSVRYLEAAQAAGLRIAVVSSSANTAEILKVTGLEKFVEARVDAQHAIANGLHGKPSPETFVEGARLLGVETRQAVVFEDAIAGVEAGRDGDFGLVVGVDRVGHAAALSQHGADVVVTDLAQLIDNAA, encoded by the coding sequence ATGTCCGATCCGCAGATCGCGCGGCCGCGAGACGTCGGCCTCCCCGAACCCGTACTGGCTTGTCTCTTCGACCTGGACGGCGTCATCACCGACACCGCGTCGGTGCATGCCTCCGCCTGGAAGGAGATGTTCGACTCCTACCTCCAGGAGCGGGCCGAACGCCTCGGTGAGGAGTTCGTGCCCTTCGGCATCGCCACCGACTACGTGAAGTACGTCGACGGCAAGCGCCGGCAGGACGGCACGCGCAGCTTCCTGGCCTCCCGCAACATCACGCTGCCCGAGGGCGAGTCCGACGACTCGCCCGAGACCGAGTCGATCAACGGGCTCGGCACCCGCAAGAACAACCTGGTCCACGCCAAGATCGCCTCCGAGGGCGTCACCGTCTACGAGGGTTCCGTGCGCTACCTGGAGGCCGCGCAGGCCGCCGGGCTGCGCATCGCCGTGGTCTCCAGTTCCGCCAACACCGCCGAGATCCTCAAGGTGACCGGCCTGGAGAAGTTCGTCGAGGCCCGGGTCGACGCGCAGCACGCGATCGCCAACGGCCTGCACGGCAAGCCCTCCCCCGAGACCTTCGTCGAGGGCGCCCGTCTGCTGGGCGTCGAGACCCGTCAGGCCGTTGTCTTCGAAGACGCCATCGCCGGTGTCGAGGCGGGTCGCGACGGTGACTTCGGCCTCGTCGTCGGGGTCGACCGGGTCGGCCACGCAGCGGCGTTGTCCCAGCATGGTGCTGATGTGGTGGTTACCGATCTCGCTCAGCTGATAGATAACGCCGCATGA